One genomic segment of Drosophila melanogaster chromosome 3L includes these proteins:
- the CG32488 gene encoding uncharacterized protein, isoform A — MFKHTFTDLTKLPKQRVRQWLSTFESVILDADGVLWHFSKAIDGAVDTFNYMNTTGRKIFIISNNSEISRQEMADKAKGFGIEIKEDNVLTSSFSCANFLAVKNFQKKVFVMGEKGVHFELEKFGICSLKMSEKLEKPMHEFVTELELDPDVGAVIVGRDEGFNMAKLVRTGSYLLNPDVIFLGTCLDAAYPIGNNRVMVGAGATLAAMKAYTGRSPLVLGKPNPWMASTLMQSGAIKPETTLMVGDTLQTDMHFASNCGFQSLMVGSGVNTPKEVQQIIEEGDPKKKILVPDTYLPSLGHMLEFLC; from the exons ATGTTCAAGCATACTTTCACAGATTTGACCAAGTTGCCGAAACAACGGGTTCGCCAATGGCTATCCACATTCGAATCCGTGATCCTTGATGCCGATGGAGTCCTTTGGCACTTCTCGAAGGCAATTGACGGAGCTGTGGATACTTTCAATTACATGAACACCACCGGCCGAAAGATTTTCATAATCTCTAACAATTCCGAGATTTCAAGGCAGGAGATGGCCGATAAGGCGAAAGGTTTTGGCATAGAGATCAAGGAGGATAATGTACTGACTTCGTCCTTTTCGTGTGCCAATTTCCTGGCTGTCAAAAACTTTCAGAAGAAGGTTTTCGTCATGGGCGAGAAAGGAGTTCATTTTGAGCTGGAAAAATTTGGCATCTGCTCCCTGAAAATGTCCGAAAAGCTGGAGAAGCCCATGCACGAGTTCGTCACTGAGTTGGAACTGGATCCCGATGTGGGAGCAGTAATTGTGGGCCGGGATGAGGGTTTCAACATGGCCAAGCTGGTTCGAACCGGCAGCTATCTGCTGAATCCCGATGTCATTTTTCTCGGCACCTGTTTAGATGCCGCCTATCCCATCGGAAATAACCGGGTGATGGTGGGCGCCGGTGCCACCTTGGCGGCCATGAAAGCCTATACCGGAAGGTCGCCGCTGGTGCTGGGAAAACCCAATCCCTGGATGGCGTCTACACTCATGCAGTCCGGGGCCATAAAGCCGGAAACCACACTAATGGTGGGCGATAC ACTGCAGACGGATATGCACTTCGCTTCCAACTGTGGTTTCCAATCCCTGATGGTCGGCAGTGGTGTGAACACCCCGAAGGAAGTGCAGCAGATCATCGAGGAGGGTGACCCCAAGAAGAAGATCCTGGTGCCAGATACCTACCTTCCCAGCCTCGGCCACATGCTGGAGTTCCTCTGCTAG